A genomic segment from Paenibacillus sp. FSL K6-1096 encodes:
- a CDS encoding PrkA family serine protein kinase — protein sequence MDIFERIASYRAENDRLAWSGTFKDYIELLKLDPAPAKTAHARVYDMIKSHGVEEINGRKRYKFFEQEIFGLDRAVEKLVEEYFHSAARRLDVRKRILLLMGPVSGGKSTLVTLLKRGLEQYSRTEEGAVYAIEGCPMHEDPLHLIPLELRPEIERELGVRIEGNLCPSCQMRLKNEYGGDIEAVPVVRVLFSEGERVGIGTFSPSDPKSQDIADLTGSIDFSTITEYGSESDPRAYRFDGELNKANRGLMEFQEMLKCDEKFLWNLLSLTQEGNFKAGRFALISADELIVAHTNETEYKAFIANKKNEALQSRMIVMPVPYNLRVSEEEKIYAKLIAQSDMKHVHIAPHALRAAAIFSILTRLKESKKQGMDLIKKLRMYDGEEVEGYKEADLKEMQTEYLDEGMSGVDPRYVINRISSALIKGDLQCMNALDVLRAIKDGLDQHPSITKEERERYLNFISIARKEYDILAKSEVQKAFVYSFEESAKTLFENYLDNIEAFCNWSKIRDPLTDEEMEPDERLMRSIEEQIGISENAKKAFREEILIRISAYSRKGKKFEYNNHDRLREAIEKKLFADLKDIVKITTSSKTPDESQLKRINEVSRRLIDEHDYCPICANELLKYVGSLLNR from the coding sequence ATGGATATTTTTGAGCGTATAGCTTCGTATCGGGCTGAGAACGACCGTTTGGCGTGGAGCGGCACTTTCAAGGACTATATAGAACTGCTGAAACTGGACCCCGCTCCCGCAAAAACGGCTCATGCCCGCGTCTACGACATGATCAAGTCACACGGCGTCGAGGAAATCAACGGGCGGAAGAGGTATAAGTTTTTTGAACAGGAGATCTTTGGACTGGACCGTGCCGTGGAAAAGCTGGTGGAGGAGTACTTCCATTCGGCCGCCCGGCGGCTGGATGTGCGCAAACGGATTCTGCTATTGATGGGACCGGTCAGCGGGGGGAAGTCCACCCTGGTGACGCTGCTGAAGCGCGGGCTGGAGCAGTATTCACGCACTGAGGAAGGTGCGGTCTACGCGATTGAAGGCTGCCCGATGCATGAGGACCCGCTGCATCTGATTCCGCTGGAGCTGCGCCCGGAGATCGAACGCGAGCTGGGGGTGCGGATTGAAGGCAATCTCTGCCCGTCCTGCCAGATGCGGCTGAAGAATGAGTATGGCGGGGATATCGAAGCGGTGCCGGTGGTGCGGGTGCTGTTCTCGGAAGGCGAGCGGGTGGGCATCGGGACCTTCAGCCCCTCCGATCCGAAGTCACAGGATATTGCCGACCTGACGGGCAGCATCGACTTCTCCACGATTACTGAATACGGCTCAGAGTCCGATCCGCGGGCCTACCGCTTCGACGGCGAGCTGAACAAGGCGAACCGCGGGCTGATGGAGTTCCAGGAGATGCTGAAGTGTGACGAGAAGTTTCTGTGGAATCTGCTGTCGCTGACCCAGGAGGGCAATTTCAAGGCCGGCCGGTTTGCACTGATCAGTGCAGACGAATTGATTGTGGCCCATACGAACGAGACCGAATATAAAGCCTTCATCGCCAATAAAAAGAACGAAGCGCTCCAGTCCCGCATGATTGTCATGCCTGTACCCTACAATCTGCGCGTGTCGGAGGAGGAGAAAATCTACGCCAAGCTGATTGCCCAGAGCGATATGAAGCATGTGCATATTGCCCCCCATGCGCTGCGCGCGGCGGCGATCTTCTCGATCCTGACCCGGCTCAAGGAGAGCAAGAAGCAGGGCATGGACCTGATCAAGAAGCTGCGCATGTACGACGGCGAAGAGGTGGAGGGCTACAAGGAAGCCGATCTCAAGGAGATGCAGACCGAGTATCTGGATGAGGGCATGTCCGGCGTAGACCCGCGGTATGTCATCAACCGTATTTCCAGCGCCTTGATCAAGGGCGATCTGCAATGCATGAACGCGCTGGATGTGCTGCGGGCGATCAAGGACGGCCTGGACCAGCATCCTTCGATTACGAAGGAGGAGCGCGAGCGGTATCTTAACTTCATTTCCATCGCCCGCAAGGAATACGATATTCTCGCCAAGAGCGAGGTGCAGAAGGCGTTTGTGTACTCTTTTGAGGAATCCGCCAAAACGCTGTTCGAGAATTATCTCGACAATATCGAAGCCTTCTGCAACTGGTCCAAAATCCGTGATCCGCTCACGGACGAGGAGATGGAGCCGGATGAGCGGCTGATGCGCTCGATTGAAGAGCAGATCGGCATCTCCGAGAATGCCAAGAAGGCCTTCCGGGAAGAGATTCTGATCCGGATCTCCGCTTACTCCCGCAAGGGCAAGAAGTTCGAGTACAACAATCACGACCGGCTGCGGGAAGCGATTGAGAAGAAGCTGTTCGCAGACCTCAAGGATATCGTCAAAATCACCACCTCCTCCAAAACGCCGGATGAGAGCCAGCTCAAACGGATCAACGAGGTCAGCCGCCGCCTGATCGACGAGCATGATTACTGCCCGATCTGCGCCAATGAGCTGCTGAAATATGTCGGAAGCCTGCTGAACCGCTGA
- a CDS encoding transglutaminase-like domain-containing protein, with amino-acid sequence MKQLAVIMLILCIVLTGCMGSSKEAGPGPSATPQASASAEPKSTAGNPPPDASQTVYDLKQKYEDDEEDSNPGIMPMYNVDQDMEFVFRFNTDLGSDAIGKTLSVHTDIKALPESKVATLEDSQLVDGKSVYSIKPLGFGVLPSDSLRATGDSSWGNAPVYYIRLNYDLDASKPTPLKQPIIIPFTVKSDLPVPNLQADISPDGRLTLVWNEVPGAESYNIYSASHITMENTNEPLSGAEQGYADQRPLKIATVQGNAYNDFMKDGRGALGIVDETITSIQNNNVQGEYYVTAVQGDKESSFSSSVDTVAMSKRLPRTVASEDNINLKLFKNAAELPKAVPVEYIDGSKAPAAVIYDTDADTLKPSGPIDLPYSIQGTALKGYVQVSQLTEADLKSLAAAQSKGANPGYVEPENNTDYVPAPDVPTIIDDSGSGNAGEPGNNLIDQQKENTKNKVDEGNKQAVPGTTIRADLIHADSALEEYLALTLINGETEIPLQAFPEAQNARTLVDVIQKVVYQNPLILGFRGYGYDYKTLTLKVTFDDSAEVIRSKQKEILAEADKVIAAIIKDGMSADDKQMAIYNYLNDNTAYDDAALENAEEQDFKTVDAKYNDSFSTYGILVKKIGVCMSYAHTFQLLSDLVQVPSMVVTGTMSGVSHAWNKVKIGDEWVNVDPTNNATNTGLPYLLYNSNDATATDVEYIMDKAYWLDHELPLFKATSNAYDYYVTQGLEVDSLDDYKNKLAEQLKQGETLVVLRVLADTGSSELMQKTAEVIKQYDASKLDSAGMVELGSYVAVQLDAAAQQ; translated from the coding sequence GTGAAACAACTGGCAGTCATTATGCTTATCCTGTGCATAGTGCTGACAGGCTGCATGGGGAGCAGCAAGGAAGCCGGTCCGGGACCGTCAGCAACGCCGCAGGCCAGTGCGTCAGCTGAGCCGAAGAGCACTGCGGGGAACCCGCCGCCGGATGCTTCGCAGACGGTGTATGATCTGAAGCAGAAATATGAGGATGACGAGGAAGACAGCAATCCCGGCATCATGCCGATGTATAATGTGGATCAGGATATGGAATTCGTTTTCCGGTTCAATACGGATCTGGGCTCTGACGCAATCGGCAAAACGCTGTCCGTACATACCGATATCAAGGCGCTGCCCGAGAGCAAGGTTGCAACGCTGGAGGATTCACAGCTTGTAGACGGCAAAAGCGTGTACTCCATCAAGCCGCTCGGCTTCGGTGTACTTCCATCCGATTCTCTGCGTGCCACGGGAGACAGCTCCTGGGGGAATGCCCCTGTCTACTACATCCGGCTCAACTATGATCTGGATGCGTCCAAGCCTACGCCGCTGAAGCAGCCGATAATTATTCCGTTCACGGTAAAATCGGATCTGCCGGTGCCCAATCTGCAGGCCGACATCAGTCCGGACGGACGATTGACCCTGGTCTGGAATGAGGTACCGGGCGCGGAGAGCTACAATATTTACAGCGCCTCCCATATTACGATGGAGAACACCAATGAGCCGCTCAGCGGCGCCGAGCAGGGTTATGCGGATCAGCGTCCGCTGAAGATTGCAACGGTGCAGGGCAATGCCTATAACGACTTCATGAAGGACGGGCGCGGTGCGCTGGGGATTGTCGATGAGACGATCACCAGTATCCAGAACAACAATGTACAAGGTGAATACTACGTTACTGCCGTGCAGGGAGACAAAGAGTCCAGCTTCAGCTCCTCGGTTGATACGGTAGCGATGTCAAAACGGCTCCCGCGTACTGTAGCTTCCGAGGATAATATTAACCTGAAGCTGTTCAAGAATGCCGCCGAGCTGCCGAAGGCTGTCCCAGTTGAGTATATTGACGGCTCCAAAGCACCGGCAGCGGTTATATACGACACAGACGCTGACACGCTTAAACCATCCGGCCCTATCGACCTTCCCTACTCGATTCAAGGCACCGCACTCAAGGGATATGTCCAGGTATCACAGCTGACGGAAGCAGATCTGAAGAGCCTTGCTGCCGCCCAGAGCAAAGGGGCCAACCCGGGGTATGTCGAGCCGGAGAATAATACTGATTATGTGCCTGCTCCTGATGTACCGACCATTATTGACGACAGCGGCAGCGGAAACGCCGGAGAACCCGGTAATAACCTTATTGACCAGCAAAAAGAGAATACCAAAAACAAGGTAGACGAAGGCAACAAGCAGGCGGTACCGGGCACCACGATCCGGGCAGATCTGATTCATGCCGACTCTGCGCTGGAAGAGTATCTAGCCTTGACACTGATCAATGGTGAGACCGAAATCCCGCTGCAGGCCTTCCCGGAGGCGCAGAATGCCCGTACTCTGGTCGATGTCATCCAGAAGGTTGTCTACCAGAACCCGCTAATTCTCGGATTCCGCGGCTACGGGTATGATTATAAGACGCTTACACTGAAAGTGACCTTCGATGATTCTGCCGAGGTGATCCGTTCCAAGCAGAAGGAGATTCTGGCCGAGGCCGACAAGGTCATCGCAGCCATTATCAAGGACGGCATGAGCGCCGATGACAAGCAGATGGCGATCTACAATTACCTGAATGACAACACGGCCTACGATGATGCCGCGCTTGAGAATGCCGAGGAGCAGGATTTTAAGACGGTGGATGCGAAATATAACGATTCTTTTAGTACCTACGGCATTCTGGTCAAAAAGATCGGGGTATGCATGAGCTACGCGCACACCTTCCAACTGCTCTCCGACCTGGTCCAGGTCCCTTCGATGGTCGTCACAGGAACCATGAGCGGCGTGAGTCACGCCTGGAACAAGGTGAAGATCGGGGATGAATGGGTCAATGTCGATCCGACCAACAATGCCACCAATACCGGACTGCCTTATCTGCTCTACAACTCCAATGACGCTACAGCCACCGATGTGGAGTATATAATGGACAAAGCCTACTGGCTGGACCATGAGCTGCCTCTGTTCAAGGCGACCAGCAATGCCTACGATTATTACGTGACCCAGGGGCTGGAGGTAGATTCCCTGGATGATTACAAGAACAAGCTCGCCGAGCAGTTGAAGCAAGGGGAGACCCTGGTGGTCCTGCGCGTTCTGGCCGATACCGGCAGCTCGGAGCTGATGCAGAAAACCGCCGAGGTCATCAAGCAATACGATGCCAGCAAGTTGGATAGCGCAGGCATGGTTGAGCTGGGAAGCTATGTAGCGGTTCAATTAGATGCCGCAGCCCAGCAATAA
- a CDS encoding VanZ family protein — protein MAKQRKILLTVTVLYTLLVLYFMFFAFGRGEASDNVSGYTFIFVPDNFLHLPAPADLMPPTLMDLVGFGNTLAFIPFGILIPWLYRVGFVRFISLFFIAILVLETIQALTFLGSFDINDALQNTIGAALGFGAYKLGFRYRSLGRNLVATAISGVILFIALWGLGAAVDKIITKVEGPFTAITEWTDTSGNSSTGDKPGSIQINGQQIPLRNTLYGAENGDSSTFTYKSVGQTIFSFHYGNPEPTDYSGDVSVTLDGREIMSNSGELQRTDPDLFPGLFEIPLEPGDELKITVRGEMKVWDAGYKRMQYFWN, from the coding sequence GTGGCTAAACAACGCAAGATTTTACTAACTGTAACCGTATTGTACACATTGCTTGTGCTGTATTTTATGTTTTTCGCTTTCGGCAGAGGAGAGGCTTCGGATAACGTTTCGGGATATACCTTTATTTTCGTGCCCGATAATTTCCTTCATTTGCCGGCTCCAGCTGATCTTATGCCTCCCACTCTGATGGATTTGGTGGGTTTCGGGAACACGCTTGCGTTTATTCCGTTCGGTATATTGATTCCCTGGCTGTACCGGGTCGGCTTCGTCCGGTTCATCAGCTTATTCTTCATCGCGATTCTTGTGCTGGAAACGATCCAGGCTCTTACGTTCCTGGGCAGCTTCGATATCAACGACGCTCTTCAGAATACGATTGGTGCAGCCCTCGGTTTTGGGGCATACAAGCTTGGCTTCCGTTACCGGAGCCTCGGGCGCAATCTGGTCGCAACGGCTATATCGGGGGTGATTCTTTTTATAGCTTTATGGGGATTAGGGGCAGCGGTAGACAAAATAATCACTAAAGTAGAGGGTCCGTTTACGGCGATCACTGAATGGACGGACACCTCGGGCAATTCTTCCACCGGAGACAAACCGGGCAGTATTCAAATCAACGGACAGCAGATACCGCTCCGCAATACCTTATATGGCGCTGAAAACGGAGATTCCAGCACGTTCACGTACAAGTCTGTGGGGCAGACAATTTTCTCCTTCCATTACGGGAATCCCGAACCAACGGATTATTCCGGAGACGTCAGTGTTACCCTGGACGGCAGGGAGATTATGAGCAATTCCGGAGAACTTCAGCGTACTGATCCTGATCTGTTCCCGGGGTTATTCGAAATTCCGCTTGAGCCGGGGGATGAGCTGAAGATCACGGTTAGGGGCGAAATGAAAGTATGGGATGCCGGGTATAAGCGGATGCAGTATTTCTGGAACTGA
- a CDS encoding DJ-1/PfpI family protein, protein MKMAFVVFDGMTIMDLVGFYEAVSWVAIQKAMENVSWTFCANKAEVTDDRGLTMKANEVLPDLGAFDLVFLPGGLATRTLRFDEDFISWIRTAEGARYKVSVCTGALLLGAAGFLEGKKATTNSSAYDLLAPYCGEVIKARAVRDGDTFTGGGVTSSIDLGLYLIECLVDTDTARLVQRRLEYPYYQAGNLSDIYYPYEDK, encoded by the coding sequence ATGAAAATGGCATTTGTAGTGTTCGACGGTATGACCATTATGGACCTTGTGGGCTTCTATGAAGCAGTGAGCTGGGTGGCGATCCAGAAGGCGATGGAGAATGTATCCTGGACCTTCTGCGCCAATAAGGCGGAGGTGACGGATGACCGGGGGCTGACCATGAAGGCTAATGAGGTGCTGCCTGATCTGGGGGCATTTGATCTGGTCTTCCTCCCGGGCGGTCTTGCCACGCGGACACTGCGCTTCGACGAGGACTTCATAAGCTGGATACGGACGGCAGAAGGCGCACGCTATAAGGTGTCGGTCTGCACGGGGGCGCTGCTCTTAGGGGCGGCAGGATTCCTGGAGGGTAAAAAAGCGACCACGAACTCGTCAGCCTACGACCTGCTTGCCCCATACTGCGGGGAGGTCATTAAGGCCCGGGCCGTCCGGGACGGTGATACCTTTACCGGAGGCGGAGTGACGTCTTCCATCGACCTCGGCCTGTACCTGATCGAGTGCTTAGTGGACACCGACACTGCGCGCCTGGTGCAGCGAAGACTGGAGTACCCTTACTACCAGGCAGGTAATCTGAGCGATATTTACTATCCGTATGAAGATAAATAG
- a CDS encoding Uma2 family endonuclease, producing the protein MSNPDEKKRHTYQDWLSWEGPWELINGQAHNMSPAPTALHQFVVGELYFALRTHLQNKSCHVFVAPFDVFFSESNSMNTPDHVVQPDLSVVCSRDQITKNGCHGAPTMIIEVLSPSTALKDFNEKFNLYQKYSVQEYWIVDPGNRTAHVYALQEGIYQVRNLYSEQDYASSQVFQDLKIPLGRLFDMETRPEGTNNPAAD; encoded by the coding sequence GTGTCGAACCCGGATGAGAAGAAGCGTCATACGTATCAGGATTGGCTGTCGTGGGAGGGACCATGGGAATTAATTAACGGCCAGGCTCATAATATGTCACCCGCTCCAACTGCCCTTCACCAGTTTGTTGTAGGGGAGTTATACTTCGCACTGCGCACACACTTGCAGAATAAGAGCTGTCATGTGTTTGTCGCCCCGTTCGATGTTTTCTTCAGCGAGAGCAATTCAATGAACACGCCCGATCATGTCGTCCAGCCTGATCTGTCTGTGGTCTGCTCAAGGGATCAGATTACGAAGAACGGCTGCCACGGTGCGCCGACAATGATTATCGAAGTATTATCGCCGTCAACGGCGCTCAAGGACTTCAATGAGAAGTTCAATCTGTATCAGAAATATAGCGTTCAGGAATACTGGATTGTCGATCCCGGCAACCGGACGGCTCATGTATATGCCTTGCAGGAGGGCATCTATCAGGTTCGTAACTTATATTCTGAGCAAGATTATGCGTCTTCGCAAGTGTTCCAGGATCTCAAAATCCCGCTGGGCAGGCTGTTTGACATGGAGACCCGGCCTGAAGGCACAAACAACCCAGCCGCAGATTAA
- a CDS encoding helix-turn-helix domain-containing protein yields MNYSREIGRSIEYIEEHLRENLTAEQIAAHAGYSLYHFCRMFSQVQSMPVMEYVRSRRLSLAAVDLFHGRRITDIALEYGFETPGGFAKAFRKTYGYSPSQYAVRMNGYVRDRLEYDIREYIAEPVLVTRPAFNVAGYGIETDVEAGHATQDVASFWYHYEGDNLEDQMYAKLNPPRHGEVGLCIPADAGGNAVYLLGVIVDDFNLVTSDMLTAVVPAAQYAVFTTPPVDATDTARPETFAEVVKSTWRYIFEDWFPGSGYVHDEGKLNFEFYDERCHARVDSVMEIYVPVRGRGFHESVK; encoded by the coding sequence TTGAATTACAGCAGAGAGATCGGGCGGAGTATTGAATATATTGAGGAGCATTTGCGGGAGAACCTGACGGCAGAGCAGATTGCGGCGCATGCGGGGTATTCGCTGTACCATTTCTGCCGGATGTTCAGCCAGGTCCAGAGCATGCCGGTCATGGAATATGTGCGGAGCCGGAGGCTGTCGCTGGCCGCTGTAGATTTATTTCACGGGCGGAGAATTACGGATATCGCGCTGGAATACGGCTTCGAGACCCCCGGCGGCTTCGCCAAAGCCTTCCGCAAGACCTACGGCTACAGCCCCTCCCAGTACGCAGTCCGGATGAACGGCTATGTCCGGGACCGGCTGGAGTATGACATCCGGGAATACATTGCGGAGCCTGTTTTGGTGACGAGGCCTGCTTTTAACGTAGCGGGGTATGGAATTGAGACCGATGTGGAGGCCGGACATGCCACGCAGGATGTCGCTTCGTTCTGGTATCATTATGAAGGGGATAACCTGGAGGACCAAATGTATGCGAAGCTGAACCCGCCCAGACACGGGGAGGTCGGCTTATGTATACCGGCAGACGCGGGCGGCAATGCTGTGTATCTGCTGGGGGTAATCGTGGATGACTTCAACCTGGTCACTTCAGACATGCTTACGGCTGTAGTTCCGGCGGCGCAGTACGCAGTATTCACAACACCTCCGGTGGACGCTACCGATACGGCGAGACCGGAGACTTTTGCCGAGGTGGTCAAAAGTACCTGGAGATATATCTTCGAGGACTGGTTCCCGGGAAGCGGCTATGTGCATGATGAGGGCAAGCTGAACTTTGAATTCTACGACGAGCGCTGCCACGCCCGGGTGGATTCGGTGATGGAGATTTATGTTCCGGTGCGGGGGCGCGGGTTCCATGAAAGCGTCAAGTAG
- a CDS encoding SpoVR family protein, which produces MPGEDEVKALERAIAEITEIASGFGLDFYPMRYEICPADIIYTFGAYGMPTRFGHWSFGKTFHKMKSQYDFGLSKIYELVINSNPCYAFLLDGNSLVQNKLIVAHVLAHCDFFKNNMRFSMSNRDMVESMSATADRINDYSVTYGTDTVESFIDSVLSIQEHIDPSLIQPRKLGKTHLLEAKMKERKGATPGNSGPASPYSELWELDPDESAGPAPDANNKKPFPPEPEKDIVWFIQQYSTVLEDWQRDIMTMLRDEMLYFWPQMETKIMNEGWASYWHQRIMRELDLTAEETVEYAKLNSAVVQPSRQSLNPYYLGLKIFEDIEKRWDRDKMFEVRELDSDISFIRSYLSKELVNDLDLYVFEKKGPEWKITDKAWENVRDQLVLARVNGGSPYLVIEDADYERNGELLITHRYESIELDLKYLERTLPHIYALWGRSVHLQTVVEDKKALFTYDGKKVQRKFL; this is translated from the coding sequence ATGCCCGGTGAAGATGAGGTCAAGGCGCTGGAGCGGGCGATTGCCGAGATTACGGAGATTGCGTCCGGGTTCGGGCTCGATTTTTATCCGATGCGTTATGAGATATGTCCGGCAGATATTATTTATACCTTCGGTGCGTACGGGATGCCTACCCGGTTCGGGCACTGGAGCTTCGGCAAGACTTTTCATAAAATGAAATCCCAATACGACTTCGGCCTGAGCAAAATTTATGAGCTGGTGATCAACTCCAACCCCTGTTACGCCTTCCTGCTGGACGGCAACTCCCTGGTGCAGAACAAGCTGATTGTCGCGCATGTGCTGGCGCACTGCGATTTCTTCAAGAACAATATGCGCTTCTCCATGTCCAACCGGGATATGGTCGAGAGCATGTCCGCCACCGCTGACCGGATTAATGATTACTCAGTGACTTATGGTACCGATACGGTGGAGAGCTTCATTGATTCGGTGCTGTCCATTCAAGAGCATATCGATCCCAGCCTGATCCAGCCGCGCAAGCTGGGCAAGACCCATCTGCTCGAAGCCAAAATGAAGGAGCGCAAGGGCGCTACGCCGGGCAATTCCGGTCCCGCCAGTCCTTACAGTGAGCTGTGGGAGCTGGACCCGGATGAGTCTGCTGGGCCGGCACCTGACGCGAATAACAAGAAGCCTTTTCCCCCCGAGCCGGAAAAAGATATCGTCTGGTTCATCCAGCAATACTCCACGGTTCTGGAGGACTGGCAGCGCGACATCATGACGATGCTGCGTGACGAGATGCTCTACTTCTGGCCGCAGATGGAGACGAAGATCATGAATGAAGGCTGGGCCTCCTACTGGCATCAGCGGATTATGCGCGAGCTGGACCTGACGGCTGAAGAGACGGTGGAATACGCCAAGTTGAATTCGGCTGTGGTGCAGCCCTCACGCCAGAGCCTGAATCCCTATTATTTAGGACTCAAGATCTTCGAGGACATCGAAAAGCGCTGGGACCGGGACAAAATGTTCGAGGTGCGGGAGCTCGATTCCGACATCTCCTTCATCCGCAGCTATCTGTCGAAGGAACTGGTGAACGACCTAGACCTCTACGTATTCGAGAAGAAGGGCCCGGAATGGAAAATCACCGATAAAGCCTGGGAAAATGTGCGCGACCAGCTTGTGCTGGCCCGGGTCAACGGCGGCTCGCCCTATCTTGTCATTGAGGATGCCGATTATGAGCGGAACGGGGAGCTGCTGATCACCCACCGCTACGAGAGCATTGAGCTGGACCTGAAATATCTGGAGCGCACACTCCCGCATATTTACGCGCTATGGGGACGGAGCGTTCATCTGCAGACGGTGGTGGAAGACAAAAAAGCCCTTTTTACCTATGACGGCAAAAAGGTGCAGCGGAAGTTTCTGTAA